A DNA window from Bradyrhizobium barranii subsp. barranii contains the following coding sequences:
- the rocD gene encoding ornithine--oxo-acid transaminase, whose translation MSSSVIDFLATEARFGARNYEPIGVVLSRGEGVWVWDTDGNRYLDCLSAYSAVSQGHCHPKILAAMVEQAHRLTLTSRAFHNDQLAPFYEEIAALTGSHKVLPMNSGAEAVESAIKSVRKWGYEVKGVPDGQAEIIVCADNFHGRTLGVIGFSTDPETRTHFGPFAPGFKIIPFGDAAALEAAITQNTVAFLVEPIQGEAGVIIPPVGYFARVRELCTANNVMLVLDEIQTGLGRTGKLLAEQHEGIEADVTLLGKALSGGFYPVSAVLSNNEVLGTLRPGQHGSTFGGNPLACAVARAAMRVLVEEGMIENAARLGARLLEGLKDIRANTIRDVRGRGLMLAVELHPEAGPARRYCEALQGKGILAKDTHGHTIRIAPPLVITSDEVDWALEQFAATLTQDFA comes from the coding sequence ATGAGCTCGTCCGTCATTGATTTCCTCGCAACAGAAGCGCGCTTTGGCGCCCGTAATTACGAACCGATCGGGGTCGTCCTGTCGCGCGGCGAAGGTGTCTGGGTCTGGGATACCGACGGCAACCGTTATCTCGATTGCCTCTCGGCCTATTCCGCGGTCAGCCAGGGCCATTGCCACCCCAAGATCCTAGCGGCGATGGTGGAACAGGCACACCGTCTGACGCTGACCTCACGCGCCTTCCACAACGACCAGCTCGCCCCGTTCTACGAAGAGATCGCGGCGCTGACTGGCTCCCACAAGGTGCTGCCGATGAACAGCGGCGCCGAGGCGGTCGAAAGCGCGATCAAGTCGGTGCGCAAATGGGGCTACGAGGTGAAGGGCGTGCCGGACGGCCAGGCCGAGATCATCGTCTGCGCCGATAATTTCCACGGACGCACGCTGGGCGTCATCGGCTTTTCAACAGACCCTGAGACCCGCACACACTTTGGACCGTTCGCGCCGGGCTTCAAGATCATCCCGTTCGGCGACGCCGCAGCGCTCGAAGCAGCGATCACGCAAAACACCGTCGCCTTTCTGGTCGAGCCGATCCAGGGCGAAGCCGGTGTCATCATTCCACCAGTCGGCTATTTCGCCAGGGTGCGGGAGCTCTGCACGGCCAACAACGTCATGCTGGTGCTCGACGAGATCCAGACCGGGCTCGGCCGCACCGGCAAGCTGCTCGCCGAACAACACGAGGGAATCGAGGCGGACGTGACCCTGCTCGGCAAAGCCTTGTCCGGTGGCTTCTATCCGGTGTCGGCCGTGCTCTCGAACAACGAGGTGCTCGGGACATTGAGGCCCGGACAGCATGGCTCAACCTTCGGCGGCAACCCGCTTGCCTGCGCGGTGGCGCGCGCGGCGATGCGCGTGCTGGTCGAGGAAGGCATGATCGAGAACGCGGCCAGGCTGGGCGCGCGCCTTCTGGAAGGCTTGAAGGACATTCGCGCCAACACGATCCGCGACGTACGCGGGCGCGGCCTGATGCTGGCGGTCGAGCTGCATCCAGAGGCCGGCCCCGCGCGCCGCTACTGCGAGGCGCTCCAGGGCAAGGGTATCCTCGCCAAGGACACCCATGGGCACACGATCCGCATCGCCCCGCCGCTGGTGATCACCAGCGATGAGGTCGACTGGGCGCTGGAGCAGTTCGCTGCCACCCTGACGCAGGATTTCGCCTGA
- a CDS encoding Spy/CpxP family protein refolding chaperone, with protein sequence MAPPPTPHIAAPSHPSAPPAVSERPERPRETLSRQASERQGRIDHLQQRVQTLQSQKPEGARAQREQQRLLQSQNRLLEREQRVQQREQHVEQRQREMLSRQTAERQTRIDRLQQRVQTLQSQKPDGARAQRAQERALTAQNRLLQHEQRAQQSDLARQQRLGLQAPAATAAAAAAARGRFAAHFRERATAQTQAALVTRHSGWAPRKAWRHRHPAVFVAWLGPVFWPYAYSDIFDYTFWSYAYEPGYWAYAYDDFVDTVFWGDDSPYSAYASTNPNDYPQAGGGTRARQRASVSPQTLQQLCGTPDKGVTAWPLDDITRAVRPTAEQRALLDALKTAAANAAGVFKDSCAETYALTPLGRLRAMMNRVSATLDAVKIVRPALETFYNSLSDEQQARFNALGPNIGDRSPRQQEASAQEASPEGCGDPKSGLTQLPIQRIEAVLHPAGKQKEALDRLSEATAKGVEGLQAACPNDVPLTPVGRLEAMQHRLEAMLQAAKLVEPALDEFYATLSSEQKARFNTLQQLAGP encoded by the coding sequence ATGGCACCGCCGCCGACGCCGCATATTGCCGCCCCCTCACACCCCAGCGCGCCGCCGGCCGTGAGCGAGCGGCCGGAACGGCCGCGCGAGACGCTGTCGCGCCAAGCCTCGGAACGCCAGGGCCGCATCGACCACTTGCAACAGCGTGTGCAGACATTGCAGTCGCAAAAGCCGGAAGGCGCGAGAGCGCAACGCGAGCAACAGCGGTTGCTGCAGTCGCAAAATAGGCTGCTGGAGCGCGAGCAACGCGTACAACAGCGTGAGCAGCACGTCGAGCAGCGACAGCGCGAGATGCTGTCGCGCCAGACCGCGGAGCGCCAGACCCGCATCGATCGCCTCCAGCAGCGTGTTCAGACGTTGCAGTCGCAAAAGCCGGACGGCGCACGCGCGCAACGCGCACAAGAACGCGCACTGACGGCGCAGAACCGTCTGCTGCAGCATGAGCAACGGGCGCAGCAAAGCGATCTGGCGCGCCAGCAGAGGCTGGGGCTGCAGGCCCCCGCTGCAACAGCCGCAGCGGCGGCCGCCGCGCGCGGGCGGTTTGCCGCGCACTTCCGCGAGCGGGCGACTGCGCAAACCCAGGCGGCCCTCGTCACCCGCCACAGCGGCTGGGCTCCCCGGAAGGCCTGGCGACACCGCCATCCCGCGGTGTTCGTGGCATGGCTTGGGCCCGTGTTCTGGCCTTACGCCTATTCCGACATTTTTGACTACACGTTCTGGTCCTATGCCTACGAGCCCGGCTATTGGGCGTACGCGTATGACGACTTCGTCGACACCGTGTTCTGGGGCGATGACAGCCCCTATTCCGCCTATGCCAGCACCAACCCGAATGACTATCCGCAAGCCGGCGGCGGCACCCGCGCGCGCCAGCGCGCCAGCGTGAGCCCGCAAACGCTGCAGCAATTGTGCGGCACGCCGGACAAGGGCGTCACCGCTTGGCCGCTTGACGATATCACGCGGGCGGTGCGGCCGACGGCGGAGCAACGCGCGCTGCTCGACGCGTTGAAGACCGCGGCGGCCAACGCCGCCGGTGTGTTCAAGGACTCCTGTGCGGAGACTTATGCACTGACGCCGCTTGGCCGCTTGCGGGCGATGATGAACCGCGTCAGCGCGACACTGGATGCGGTCAAGATCGTGCGACCGGCACTGGAGACTTTTTACAACTCGCTCAGTGACGAGCAGCAGGCCCGCTTCAACGCGCTCGGCCCCAACATCGGCGACCGCTCGCCTCGGCAGCAGGAAGCCAGTGCCCAGGAAGCCAGTCCCGAAGGCTGCGGTGATCCGAAGTCCGGCCTGACCCAGTTGCCGATCCAGAGGATCGAGGCTGTGCTCCACCCCGCGGGCAAGCAGAAGGAAGCGCTCGACCGCCTCAGCGAAGCGACGGCGAAGGGCGTTGAGGGCCTACAGGCGGCCTGTCCGAACGATGTACCGCTGACGCCGGTTGGACGACTGGAGGCGATGCAGCACCGGCTCGAAGCCATGCTTCAGGCCGCCAAGCTGGTCGAGCCCGCCCTGGACGAGTTCTATGCCACGCTGAGCAGCGAGCAGAAGGCGCGCTTCAACACGCTGCAACAGCTCGCAGGCCCGTGA
- a CDS encoding MexW/MexI family multidrug efflux RND transporter permease subunit — MRFTDIFIKRPVLSVVVSLLILLIGLRAAMVLPIRQYPKLSNTVINITTVYPGASADLIQGFITTPIEQAVASAEGVDYMTSSSVLGTSTIQVYIKLNFDPNQALTEVLAKTNSVKYLIPKESNDPIVTKTTGQTTAVMYLGFSSEELSGSAISDYLTRVVQPVLSTVDGVASADILGGQTFAMRLWLDPMKMAGRNVSPADVAAAIAANNFQSAAGQTKGYLIVSNISTNTSLTDVNQFRKMIVKAKDGGFVRMEDIATVELAAQSTDASVAFNGEHAIFIGVNATPQGNPLTLVKGVRALFPELERNLPPSMKMKVAYDSTKFIQSSIDEVEKTLGEAVIIVIVVIFLFLASLRSVIIPVVTIPLSMIGVCTLMLALGFSFNLLTLLAMVLAIGLVVDDAIVVVENIHRHLEEGKTPVQSALEGAREIVGPVISMTITLAAVYAPIGFLGGLTGSLFREFAFTLAGSVIVSGVIALTLSPMMCSILLKNTEEGRFAKLVNKVFGALTRWYGRRLDRSLDYKAITGLFAVTILGLVGFLYMHTSKELAPEEDQGIVFAVTKAPKYANIDYVDFYGEKLDEKFQKFPETDLRFVLNGINGPQGGIAGMLLKSWDERKRSSIQLKPLVQAELSKIEGVQAFAFNLPPLPGGPGGLPVQMVINSTAGFQTVYEQMEKLKDAARKSGMFIVSDSDLAYNQPNVEVTIDRTKAQDLGVNMQNLGSTLAVLLGGNYINRFNLEGRSYQVIPQVPRSSRLSPESLGGYYVTTNTGQQLPLSTVVSVRTKTDPNSLTHYNQLNSATFSAVPMPGVTVGSAVDFLEGEAKKLPAGFSHDYLADSRQYVQEGNQLAITFGFALIIIFLVLAAQFESLRDPFVIMISVPMAIVGALIPLFFGMATMNIYTQVGLLTLVGLITKHGILMVEFANELQVNERLDRRSAIEMSARIRLRPILMTTAAMVTGLIPLLTASGAGAASRFSIGLVVVAGMSIGTLFTLFVLPAVYVVLATDHRAAADSERNKEVNDLDLNSKALRPT; from the coding sequence ATGCGCTTTACCGATATTTTCATCAAGCGACCGGTCCTGTCGGTCGTCGTCAGTCTGCTGATCCTGCTGATCGGCCTGCGCGCGGCGATGGTGCTGCCGATCCGGCAATATCCGAAGCTGTCGAACACGGTCATCAACATCACGACCGTCTATCCCGGCGCGTCCGCAGACCTGATCCAGGGCTTCATCACGACGCCGATCGAGCAGGCGGTCGCCTCGGCCGAAGGCGTCGACTACATGACCTCGTCCTCGGTGCTCGGCACCTCGACGATCCAGGTCTACATCAAGCTGAACTTCGATCCGAACCAGGCGCTCACCGAGGTGCTCGCCAAGACCAACTCGGTCAAGTACCTGATTCCAAAGGAATCCAACGACCCGATCGTCACCAAGACCACCGGCCAGACCACGGCCGTGATGTATCTCGGCTTCTCCTCCGAGGAGCTGTCGGGCTCGGCGATATCAGACTATCTGACGCGTGTGGTGCAGCCGGTGCTGTCGACGGTCGACGGCGTGGCCTCGGCCGACATTCTGGGCGGCCAGACCTTTGCGATGCGGCTGTGGCTCGATCCCATGAAAATGGCCGGCCGCAACGTGTCGCCGGCCGATGTCGCCGCCGCGATCGCCGCCAACAACTTCCAGTCCGCAGCGGGGCAGACCAAGGGCTATCTGATCGTTTCCAACATCTCGACGAACACCAGCCTGACTGACGTCAACCAGTTCAGGAAGATGATCGTCAAGGCGAAGGACGGCGGCTTTGTGCGGATGGAGGACATCGCCACAGTCGAACTCGCCGCCCAAAGCACGGATGCCAGCGTCGCCTTCAATGGCGAGCATGCGATCTTCATTGGCGTGAACGCGACGCCGCAGGGCAACCCGCTGACGCTGGTCAAGGGCGTGCGCGCGCTGTTCCCCGAACTCGAGCGCAATCTTCCGCCGTCGATGAAGATGAAGGTCGCCTACGACTCGACCAAGTTCATCCAGTCTTCGATCGACGAGGTGGAGAAGACGCTGGGTGAAGCCGTGATCATCGTGATCGTGGTCATCTTCCTGTTCCTGGCCTCGCTCCGTTCGGTCATCATTCCCGTCGTCACCATTCCGCTGTCGATGATCGGCGTCTGCACCTTGATGCTGGCGTTGGGTTTCAGCTTCAACCTTCTGACCCTGCTCGCGATGGTGCTCGCGATCGGCCTCGTGGTCGACGACGCCATTGTCGTGGTGGAGAACATCCATCGCCATCTGGAGGAGGGGAAGACGCCGGTTCAGTCGGCGCTGGAAGGCGCGCGTGAAATCGTTGGGCCGGTCATCTCCATGACCATCACGCTCGCGGCGGTGTACGCGCCGATCGGCTTCCTCGGCGGCCTGACCGGTTCGCTGTTCCGCGAATTCGCCTTCACGCTCGCGGGCTCGGTGATCGTGTCAGGTGTGATCGCGCTGACGCTGTCGCCGATGATGTGCTCTATTCTGCTCAAGAATACCGAAGAGGGCCGCTTCGCCAAGCTGGTCAACAAGGTGTTCGGCGCTTTGACGCGCTGGTATGGGCGCAGGCTCGACCGCTCGCTCGATTACAAGGCGATCACCGGTCTGTTCGCGGTGACGATCCTCGGGCTGGTCGGCTTCCTCTACATGCACACCTCGAAGGAGCTGGCGCCTGAGGAGGACCAGGGCATCGTGTTCGCGGTGACCAAGGCGCCGAAATACGCCAACATCGATTATGTCGATTTCTACGGCGAGAAGCTCGACGAGAAATTCCAGAAGTTCCCCGAAACCGATCTGCGCTTCGTGCTGAACGGCATCAACGGCCCGCAGGGCGGCATCGCCGGCATGCTGCTGAAGTCGTGGGACGAGCGCAAGCGCTCGTCGATCCAGTTGAAGCCGCTGGTGCAGGCCGAGCTTTCCAAGATCGAGGGCGTGCAGGCTTTCGCGTTCAACCTGCCGCCGTTGCCGGGTGGCCCCGGCGGTCTGCCGGTTCAGATGGTGATCAATTCCACCGCGGGCTTCCAGACGGTCTATGAGCAGATGGAGAAGCTGAAGGACGCCGCGCGCAAGAGCGGCATGTTCATCGTCTCCGACAGCGACCTCGCCTACAACCAGCCGAACGTGGAGGTCACGATCGACCGCACCAAGGCGCAGGATCTCGGCGTTAACATGCAGAACCTCGGCTCTACGCTCGCGGTGCTGCTCGGTGGCAACTACATTAACCGCTTCAATCTGGAGGGCCGGTCCTACCAGGTGATCCCACAGGTGCCGCGCAGCAGCCGGCTCTCGCCGGAATCGCTCGGCGGCTATTATGTGACGACCAACACGGGCCAGCAGCTCCCGCTGTCGACCGTGGTCTCGGTCAGGACCAAGACTGATCCGAATTCGCTGACGCATTACAATCAGCTCAATTCGGCGACGTTCTCGGCTGTGCCGATGCCCGGCGTGACGGTCGGATCGGCGGTCGACTTCCTCGAAGGCGAGGCCAAGAAGCTGCCGGCCGGCTTCAGCCACGATTATCTCGCGGACTCCAGGCAATACGTGCAGGAGGGCAACCAGCTTGCGATCACCTTCGGTTTTGCGTTGATCATCATCTTCCTGGTGCTGGCGGCGCAGTTCGAGAGCCTGCGTGACCCGTTCGTGATCATGATCTCGGTGCCGATGGCGATCGTGGGTGCGCTGATCCCGCTGTTCTTTGGCATGGCGACCATGAACATCTACACCCAGGTCGGTCTGCTGACCCTGGTCGGGCTGATCACCAAGCACGGCATCCTGATGGTGGAGTTCGCCAACGAGCTCCAGGTCAACGAGCGGCTCGACCGCCGCTCGGCCATCGAGATGTCGGCCCGCATTCGTCTGCGGCCGATCCTGATGACCACGGCTGCGATGGTGACCGGCCTGATCCCGCTCCTGACTGCGTCCGGCGCGGGCGCGGCCAGCCGCTTCTCGATCGGCCTCGTGGTGGTCGCCGGCATGTCGATCGGTACGCTGTTCACGCTGTTCGTGCTGCCCGCAGTCTACGTCGTGCTGGCAACCGACCACCGCGCGGCGGCCGATTCCGAGCGGAACAAGGAGGTCAACGATCTCGACCTCAATTCCAAGGCGCTGAGACCGACCTGA
- a CDS encoding efflux RND transporter periplasmic adaptor subunit, whose protein sequence is MNIVTEHKISGEPIDTKAPKRPVRPVLWFIIVGTLLGVLVGGLVWFNYFRGQMIKQFFANNKPPPTAVSAAEAKSEVVPNLLTAVGGLAAVHQVDVSADVNGRVTEIKFEPGTHVDAGTPLVQFFDMPEQGDLANYKAQATVAQLSLDRAKQLASRQFGPQATVDNAQAAYDQALAGIAKTEAVISQKLVRAPFSGDLGVRKVEVGQYLTAGTAIVSLTDLSELWANFTVTEKDSGNLKVGQPVRLKVDAYPGRTFDAKITTIEPQVAADTRNIRVQATVANPEKILKPGMFVTTTVVLPAKPAVITVPETAVDYTLYGDSVFVITEKKEEDGKTSLSAVRTFVQTGSRVDGRVEIIKGVKVGDKVVAVGQLKLQSGAPVAISTDPAPQIPAQPPRY, encoded by the coding sequence ATGAACATCGTAACCGAACACAAGATTTCGGGCGAACCGATCGACACCAAGGCTCCCAAGCGTCCGGTCAGGCCGGTGCTGTGGTTCATCATCGTCGGCACGCTCCTGGGCGTGCTCGTTGGCGGCCTCGTCTGGTTCAATTACTTCCGCGGCCAGATGATCAAGCAGTTCTTCGCCAACAACAAGCCGCCGCCGACCGCAGTCAGCGCGGCCGAGGCGAAGTCCGAGGTGGTGCCGAACTTGCTCACCGCAGTCGGTGGCCTTGCCGCCGTGCACCAGGTCGACGTCAGCGCCGACGTCAACGGCCGCGTCACCGAGATCAAGTTCGAGCCGGGTACGCATGTCGATGCCGGCACGCCACTGGTGCAGTTCTTCGACATGCCGGAGCAGGGCGACCTCGCCAACTACAAGGCGCAGGCAACCGTCGCACAGCTCTCGCTCGACCGCGCCAAGCAGCTGGCATCGCGCCAGTTCGGCCCGCAGGCGACCGTCGATAACGCGCAGGCCGCCTACGATCAGGCGCTGGCCGGCATCGCCAAGACCGAGGCGGTGATCTCGCAGAAGCTGGTGCGTGCGCCGTTCTCCGGCGATCTCGGCGTCCGCAAGGTCGAAGTCGGCCAGTACCTGACGGCCGGCACGGCGATCGTCTCGCTGACCGATCTGTCGGAGCTGTGGGCCAACTTCACGGTGACCGAAAAGGACTCGGGCAACCTCAAGGTCGGCCAGCCGGTCCGGCTCAAGGTCGACGCCTACCCCGGCCGCACCTTCGATGCCAAGATCACCACGATCGAGCCGCAGGTCGCGGCCGACACCCGCAACATCCGCGTGCAGGCGACGGTCGCCAATCCGGAGAAGATCCTGAAGCCGGGCATGTTCGTGACCACGACGGTGGTGCTGCCGGCGAAGCCGGCCGTGATCACCGTGCCGGAAACGGCGGTCGATTACACGCTGTACGGCGACTCCGTGTTCGTGATCACCGAGAAGAAGGAAGAGGACGGCAAGACCAGCCTCTCCGCAGTGCGCACGTTCGTGCAGACCGGCAGCCGGGTCGACGGTCGCGTCGAAATCATCAAGGGCGTGAAGGTGGGCGACAAGGTCGTCGCTGTCGGCCAGCTCAAGCTGCAATCGGGCGCCCCAGTTGCGATCTCGACCGATCCGGCGCCGCAGATCCCGGCGCAGCCGCCGCGCTACTGA
- a CDS encoding cytochrome P450, producing the protein MNASAKELAANFDLEKLTPEFYDDPYPTYRALRENEPVKRLPNGTVFLTRYDDLVTAYKNTKSFSSDKKREFAPKYGDTPLYEHHTTSLVFNDPPAHTRVRRLIMGALSPRAIAGMEPDIVKLVDGLLDAIAAKGACELIDDFAASIPIEVIGNLLDVPHDEREPLRDWSLAILGALEPVVSPEVAARGNKAVKDFLAYLETLVARRRQKPGNPERDVLTRLIQGEGSGEENGERLTEKELLHNCIFLLNAGHETTTNLIGNGLVALHRNPDQKQRLIENSDMIKTAVEEMLRYESSNQLGNRMTTEKIELGGVMLDAGTSVTLCIGAANRDPAQFLEPERFDIARAPNRHLAFATGAHQCAGMALARLEGAIAISRFLARFPNYAVSGHPVRGGRVRFRGFLSVPCAIG; encoded by the coding sequence ATGAACGCAAGTGCGAAAGAACTGGCGGCCAATTTCGATCTGGAGAAGCTGACACCCGAATTCTACGACGATCCCTACCCGACTTATCGTGCACTGCGGGAAAACGAGCCGGTCAAGCGCCTCCCCAACGGCACTGTGTTCCTGACCCGCTATGACGATCTCGTCACCGCCTACAAGAACACAAAGTCGTTCAGTTCGGACAAGAAGCGGGAGTTCGCGCCGAAATACGGCGACACCCCGCTCTACGAGCACCACACCACGAGCCTCGTCTTCAACGACCCGCCCGCCCACACCCGCGTGCGCCGCCTGATCATGGGCGCGCTGTCGCCGCGAGCGATCGCAGGGATGGAGCCTGATATCGTCAAGCTGGTCGACGGCCTGCTCGATGCCATCGCCGCCAAGGGGGCTTGCGAGCTGATCGACGACTTCGCCGCGTCGATCCCCATCGAAGTGATCGGCAATCTGCTCGACGTTCCCCACGACGAACGCGAGCCGCTGCGCGACTGGTCGCTTGCGATCCTCGGTGCACTCGAGCCGGTGGTGTCGCCCGAAGTGGCTGCGCGCGGCAACAAGGCGGTGAAGGACTTCCTCGCCTATCTCGAAACCCTGGTCGCGCGCAGGCGCCAAAAGCCGGGCAATCCCGAGCGTGACGTGCTGACGCGCCTGATCCAGGGAGAAGGCAGCGGCGAGGAGAACGGCGAGCGGCTGACCGAGAAGGAGCTGCTGCACAACTGCATCTTCCTGCTCAACGCCGGGCACGAGACCACCACCAATCTGATCGGCAACGGCCTCGTCGCGTTGCACCGGAATCCGGACCAGAAGCAGCGGCTGATCGAAAACTCCGACATGATCAAGACTGCCGTCGAGGAGATGCTGCGCTACGAGAGCTCGAACCAGCTCGGCAACCGCATGACGACAGAGAAGATCGAGCTCGGCGGCGTCATGCTCGACGCCGGCACGTCGGTGACGCTGTGCATCGGGGCGGCCAACCGCGATCCCGCCCAGTTTCTGGAGCCCGAACGCTTCGACATCGCGCGCGCGCCGAACCGGCATCTCGCCTTCGCCACCGGCGCGCATCAATGCGCCGGCATGGCGCTGGCGCGGCTCGAAGGCGCGATCGCGATCTCGCGTTTCCTGGCGCGCTTCCCGAACTATGCCGTGAGCGGCCATCCGGTGCGGGGCGGACGGGTGCGGTTCCGCGGCTTCCTGAGCGTGCCCTGCGCGATCGGCTGA
- a CDS encoding TetR/AcrR family transcriptional regulator, whose product MSSLRMTSDLRRQLILGAAKRCFARHGYTGTTTKSVAAAAAISEALLFKHFPSKAALYAEILSDECEADPALTDLLEREPSTATLVELIRGMVQHFLHIADGPDQEEAQRLRLMATSHLDDGEFARLLYAKIEKLIGAVFLASLERAVASGDARPFSGDPLNLFWFAHHSVMMAALTRLPATPCLVYGKANDLERQLCEFLLRGIGLNDAAIASHLGRDQAADAGKTAIAESA is encoded by the coding sequence ATGAGCTCACTGCGAATGACGAGCGACCTGAGGCGTCAATTGATCCTCGGTGCCGCAAAACGCTGCTTTGCCCGACACGGCTATACCGGCACCACGACCAAGAGCGTGGCGGCCGCCGCAGCCATTTCCGAGGCGCTGCTGTTCAAGCATTTTCCGTCCAAGGCGGCGCTCTACGCCGAGATCCTCAGCGACGAGTGCGAAGCCGATCCGGCACTGACGGACCTGCTCGAGCGGGAGCCTTCGACGGCCACGCTGGTCGAGTTGATCCGCGGCATGGTCCAGCATTTTCTCCACATCGCCGACGGGCCTGATCAGGAAGAGGCGCAGCGCCTGCGACTGATGGCCACCAGCCATCTGGATGACGGCGAATTCGCCCGTCTGCTATATGCCAAGATCGAGAAGCTGATCGGGGCGGTCTTCCTCGCCTCGCTCGAGCGTGCGGTTGCCAGCGGTGACGCGCGGCCGTTCAGCGGCGATCCGCTCAACCTGTTCTGGTTCGCGCATCATTCGGTGATGATGGCTGCGCTGACCAGGCTGCCGGCCACGCCCTGCCTCGTCTACGGCAAGGCGAACGATCTGGAGCGGCAGCTCTGTGAGTTTCTCCTGAGGGGTATCGGACTTAACGACGCCGCAATTGCTTCGCATTTGGGCCGCGATCAGGCCGCGGATGCGGGCAAGACGGCGATTGCAGAAAGCGCATGA
- a CDS encoding phosphonopyruvate decarboxylase, whose product MHARADAADTAPNWPDDIFATLQRFDVRQVPYLPDAGHSKLIQRVLASSTMRGIPLTTEEEGVALLAGAWTGGQRGVLLMQSSGVGNCINMLSMIPILRFPFLTLVTMRGEWGEFNPWQVPMGSTTQGVFELSGVQVLRASNAAEVPAVLEAAAAQAYNALTPTAVLLSQRLIGAKVFTK is encoded by the coding sequence ATGCACGCCCGCGCTGACGCTGCCGACACGGCCCCGAATTGGCCCGACGATATCTTCGCGACATTGCAACGCTTCGACGTGCGGCAGGTGCCTTACCTGCCCGACGCCGGCCATTCGAAGCTGATCCAGCGCGTGCTGGCCTCATCCACGATGCGCGGCATTCCGCTGACGACGGAGGAGGAGGGCGTCGCGCTCCTGGCCGGGGCCTGGACCGGCGGACAGCGTGGCGTGCTTCTGATGCAGTCGAGCGGCGTCGGCAATTGCATCAACATGCTGTCGATGATCCCGATCCTGCGCTTTCCGTTCCTCACGCTCGTGACCATGCGCGGCGAGTGGGGCGAGTTCAATCCATGGCAGGTGCCGATGGGATCGACCACGCAGGGCGTGTTCGAACTCTCGGGCGTCCAGGTGCTGCGCGCGTCCAATGCGGCCGAGGTGCCGGCCGTGCTGGAGGCGGCCGCAGCGCAGGCCTACAACGCGCTCACGCCCACCGCCGTCCTGCTGTCGCAGCGCCTGATCGGCGCCAAGGTTTTCACCAAATGA
- a CDS encoding thiamine pyrophosphate-dependent enzyme, with protein MSKANLLDRRQVVSTLLANRKDVVAIGGLGASTNDMCAAGDHARNFYLWGGMGGAAMIGLGLALAQPKLPVLVITGDGEMLMGMGSLATIGLQKPSNLSIVVLDNEAYGETGGQTSHTSAAADLVGVARACGIGDARAISTMAEVEAFAKVVHDISAGPRFANVKIDSASLEQILPVRDGTYIVNRIRGDLGFQPI; from the coding sequence ATGAGCAAGGCCAATCTCCTCGACCGCCGCCAGGTGGTGTCTACCCTGCTTGCGAACCGCAAGGACGTGGTTGCGATCGGCGGCCTCGGGGCCTCCACCAACGACATGTGTGCCGCCGGCGACCACGCGCGCAACTTCTACCTCTGGGGCGGCATGGGCGGCGCGGCGATGATCGGGCTTGGTCTGGCGCTGGCGCAACCAAAACTGCCGGTGCTGGTCATCACCGGCGACGGCGAGATGCTGATGGGGATGGGGAGCCTTGCCACCATCGGCCTGCAGAAGCCGTCCAACCTCTCGATCGTGGTGCTCGACAACGAGGCCTATGGCGAGACCGGCGGCCAGACCAGCCACACCTCCGCGGCCGCCGACCTCGTCGGCGTCGCCAGGGCCTGCGGCATCGGGGACGCCCGCGCGATCTCGACCATGGCCGAGGTCGAGGCCTTCGCCAAAGTAGTCCACGACATCTCGGCGGGGCCGCGATTTGCCAATGTGAAGATCGACAGCGCCAGCCTGGAACAGATTCTCCCAGTCCGGGACGGCACTTACATCGTCAACCGGATCCGTGGCGATCTCGGCTTCCAGCCGATCTAG